The proteins below come from a single Fusobacteriaceae bacterium genomic window:
- a CDS encoding DEAD/DEAH box helicase: protein MAKQNPTRYDTVWFVLKPEGEKYYVLPFDAEKNKLDLSDLPQGRYDEKATLVLEELGNFRKEVFFAGWGERTEGDYCLDDNTGILDYLTGLDNFVDENYDPILVEEEGNTLSLVISEAEDNENELVSEILINDQYKNPHIIDDEIAIVGNRIFLLDVEGDGFHSLDEVSCRIAKANLETFLTLTMQFFPGLSFDYLDYQVIQDLPLKPELTLLIEKIARDKSLYLKIDLSVSSLDYTFIASNKITKVAIVNDMEKKINIAVVDLTGIHDLIDEITKVLIKRQKEVKVRAGFFVDESLIIMQEKLAKEFVMKDLLQFASVYKIEGTDRLKKYNIRPVKPKIVGSFGESIDYLDGGKLELEIEGEKFSILDVISSYRNGTSYVSLSDGTNAILNKKYIEKLERIFKNGQKDTKLSFFDYPLIESMLEDKILESRMKKSKEFFLGINSLRDYDVRFPDISATLREYQVYGFKWLHYLLTNNLGGCLADDMGLGKTLQAIALLTKLHEEPGRHSLVVMPKSLIYNWDNEIRRFSPKLTIGVYYGINRTLDIIDENDVTLTTYGTIRNDVEKLKDLSFDLIILDESQNIKNVNAQTTRAIMLLNAENRLALSGTPIENNLSELYSLFRFLNPAMFGSYEDFNAFYAEPIQKYNDKEAIQELKKKIYPFILRRVKKEVLKDLPDKIEKTMYIEMNAGQKRLYDERRLYYYNQVKNQIRENGLGKSHFFILQALNELRQIASCPENKSVNVISSKREVLIHNVIDAVENGHKVLVFTNYITSINNICNDLGKAGIKHLSMSGNTKDRQDLVNKFQLDKKCKVFVMTLKTGGVGLNLTAADTIFIYDPWWNKTAENQAIDRAYRLGQDRTVFSYKLILKDSIEEKILKLQEKKSELLDSLISEDNTSMKFLTETDIEFILGD, encoded by the coding sequence ATGGCAAAGCAAAACCCAACAAGATACGATACGGTCTGGTTTGTTTTGAAGCCCGAAGGGGAAAAATACTACGTTCTCCCTTTTGACGCGGAAAAAAACAAGCTCGATCTTTCCGACCTGCCTCAAGGCCGCTACGACGAGAAGGCGACCCTTGTCCTTGAAGAGCTCGGGAACTTCCGGAAAGAGGTCTTTTTCGCGGGTTGGGGGGAACGAACCGAGGGAGACTACTGCCTCGACGACAATACGGGGATCCTCGATTATCTGACCGGTCTCGACAACTTTGTGGACGAAAATTATGACCCGATCCTTGTGGAAGAGGAGGGAAACACGCTGTCGCTGGTCATCAGCGAAGCCGAAGACAATGAAAACGAGCTGGTCTCGGAGATCCTGATCAACGACCAGTACAAAAATCCGCACATCATCGACGATGAGATCGCCATCGTCGGAAACCGGATATTTCTACTCGACGTGGAGGGGGACGGCTTCCATTCGCTGGACGAAGTCAGCTGCCGGATCGCGAAGGCGAACCTCGAGACCTTTCTCACGTTGACCATGCAGTTCTTCCCGGGGCTTTCCTTCGATTACCTCGATTATCAGGTGATTCAGGATTTGCCGCTGAAGCCGGAGCTCACGCTCCTGATCGAAAAAATCGCCCGGGATAAGAGCCTCTATCTGAAGATCGATCTTTCGGTTTCTTCTTTAGATTACACGTTTATCGCAAGTAACAAAATCACCAAAGTCGCCATCGTCAACGACATGGAGAAAAAAATCAATATCGCCGTCGTGGACCTCACGGGAATCCATGATTTGATTGACGAGATCACGAAAGTCCTCATCAAGCGGCAGAAAGAGGTCAAGGTCAGGGCGGGATTCTTTGTCGACGAGTCCCTGATCATCATGCAGGAAAAGCTGGCCAAGGAATTCGTCATGAAGGACCTGCTGCAATTCGCTTCGGTCTACAAGATCGAAGGTACGGACCGCCTGAAAAAATACAATATCCGCCCCGTAAAGCCCAAAATCGTCGGTTCCTTCGGGGAATCCATCGACTATCTCGACGGCGGCAAACTCGAGCTCGAGATCGAAGGGGAAAAATTCTCGATCCTCGACGTAATTTCCTCCTATCGCAACGGCACGTCTTATGTGTCTTTGAGCGACGGGACCAACGCGATTCTCAACAAAAAATATATTGAAAAACTCGAACGAATCTTCAAAAACGGGCAGAAGGACACAAAACTCTCGTTTTTCGACTATCCCCTGATCGAAAGCATGCTGGAGGACAAAATCCTCGAGTCCCGCATGAAGAAAAGCAAGGAGTTCTTCCTTGGCATCAACAGTCTCCGGGACTATGACGTCCGTTTTCCGGATATTTCGGCGACGCTGCGGGAATATCAAGTCTACGGCTTCAAATGGCTGCACTATTTGCTGACGAACAACCTCGGCGGTTGTCTCGCCGACGATATGGGCCTGGGAAAGACCCTTCAGGCCATCGCGCTCCTGACCAAGCTCCACGAAGAACCGGGCCGCCACTCCCTCGTCGTCATGCCCAAGAGCCTCATTTACAACTGGGACAACGAAATCCGGCGCTTCAGCCCCAAACTCACGATCGGCGTCTACTACGGGATCAACCGGACCCTGGACATCATCGACGAAAACGACGTGACGCTGACGACTTACGGGACGATCCGGAACGACGTCGAAAAGCTGAAGGACCTGAGCTTTGACCTTATCATTTTAGACGAGTCCCAGAACATCAAGAACGTCAACGCCCAGACGACCCGGGCCATCATGCTGCTCAACGCGGAAAACCGGCTGGCCCTTTCGGGGACGCCCATCGAGAACAATCTGAGCGAGCTTTATTCGCTGTTCCGCTTCCTCAATCCGGCCATGTTCGGCTCTTATGAAGACTTCAACGCCTTTTACGCCGAGCCGATCCAAAAATACAACGACAAGGAAGCGATTCAGGAACTGAAAAAAAAGATCTATCCCTTCATCCTCCGGCGCGTCAAAAAAGAAGTGCTGAAGGATCTGCCGGACAAGATCGAAAAGACCATGTACATCGAGATGAACGCGGGGCAAAAAAGGCTCTACGACGAGCGCCGGCTCTATTACTACAATCAGGTGAAAAACCAGATCCGGGAAAACGGCCTGGGAAAAAGTCATTTTTTCATTCTCCAGGCCCTGAACGAGCTGCGCCAGATCGCCAGCTGCCCGGAAAACAAGAGCGTCAACGTGATCTCCAGCAAGCGGGAGGTCCTGATCCACAACGTGATCGACGCCGTGGAAAACGGACACAAGGTGCTCGTGTTTACAAACTATATCACATCCATCAACAATATCTGCAACGATCTCGGCAAAGCCGGGATCAAGCATCTTTCCATGAGCGGAAACACCAAGGACCGGCAGGATCTCGTCAACAAATTCCAGCTGGACAAAAAATGCAAGGTCTTTGTGATGACGCTCAAAACCGGCGGCGTAGGCCTCAACCTGACCGCCGCCGACACGATCTTTATCTACGATCCCTGGTGGAACAAAACCGCGGAAAATCAGGCCATCGACCGGGCCTACCGGCTCGGGCAGGACAGGACGGTCTTTTCCTACAAGCTGATTCTCAAGGACTCCATCGAGGAAAAGATCCTCAAATTACAGGAAAAGAAAAGCGAGCTGCTGGACAGCCTCATTTCCGAAGACAACACGTCCATGAAATTCCTGACCGAAACGGACATTGAATTTATCCTGGGCGATTAA